A stretch of Mucilaginibacter terrae DNA encodes these proteins:
- a CDS encoding phosphatase PAP2 family protein translates to MNTRITDVLHHIRLFFIPYLIVLIACLIIKLSYTREAIYFAVNTRHSNWGDWMFPYITDFGEGYMVVAVTLVMLLFSYRKTLLVITSFAVSGITVQIVKHIVKAPRPVVYFEKELAEIHFVKGISLLHNNSFPSGHTVSAFSAAVVLSYLAVNKRWGFIFLLMAMAVAYSRMYLSQHFFEDVTAGSIIGTISTIIWITFMDNRPFMHSQGMSKGLLKRK, encoded by the coding sequence ATGAATACCCGCATAACCGACGTTTTACATCACATCCGCCTGTTTTTTATTCCGTACCTGATCGTTCTGATCGCATGTTTAATTATAAAGCTTTCCTACACCCGCGAAGCCATCTATTTTGCTGTAAATACCCGCCACAGTAACTGGGGCGATTGGATGTTTCCCTACATTACCGATTTTGGCGAAGGATATATGGTGGTTGCGGTAACACTCGTTATGTTGTTATTCAGCTATCGTAAAACGCTGCTGGTGATAACCAGTTTTGCGGTGAGCGGAATTACCGTTCAAATTGTCAAACATATTGTTAAAGCTCCCCGCCCGGTGGTTTATTTTGAAAAAGAGCTTGCTGAAATTCATTTTGTAAAAGGCATATCCTTACTGCACAACAACAGCTTTCCATCAGGTCACACCGTTTCGGCATTTTCGGCAGCGGTGGTACTCTCCTACCTGGCAGTAAATAAACGCTGGGGCTTTATTTTTTTACTGATGGCTATGGCAGTAGCGTACTCGCGCATGTATTTAAGCCAGCACTTTTTTGAGGATGTAACAGCGGGATCGATCATTGGAACCATTAGTACCATTATATGGATCACTTTTATGGATAACCGCCCTTTTATGCATTCGCAGGGTATGAGCAAAGGGCTTTTAAAGCGCAAATAA
- a CDS encoding amino acid permease, whose amino-acid sequence MSKSVFRKKSLERILSDVKSGFSDSEHSGGTHLKKELLTKDLTLMGIAAVVGAGIFSTIGEASFHGGPGVSILFVLTAITCGFSAMCYAEFASRIPVAGSAYTYAYASFGELIAWIIGWDLLMEYAIGNIAVAISWSGYFVNLLEGFNIHMPQYLTMDYFSAFKAHEKIQELTASGKLSEITDQIKSAALAWTTAPSVGGIKIIANIPALIIVVLITYLVYVGIRETKRVTNAMVMLKIGVVIAVILLGAFYITPANWHPFMPNGFKGVMKGVSGVFFAYIGFDAISTTAEECKDPQRDLPKGMIYSLIICTILYVLIALVLTGMVSYKDLRVGDPLAFVFAKVGLHKISYVISVSAVIATASVLLIFQMGQPRIWMSMSRDGLLPKAFSRIHPKYQTPSFATIITGIVVAIPALFMNLTEVTDLTSIGTLFAFVLVCGGVLLLPKNEAEAGRFRIPYINSKWIVPALFIAGMVFFWKPMVALFQSENVHEEFPFALFLLLSTALTVLAFVKNLSLIPVLGLLSCFYLMTELGYTNWLRFLGWLVIGLVIYFSYSYNNSRLGKEPEVVKYK is encoded by the coding sequence ATGTCGAAAAGTGTATTTCGAAAAAAGTCTCTTGAACGTATCCTGTCTGATGTAAAAAGTGGTTTTAGCGACAGCGAACACTCAGGAGGTACTCATCTCAAAAAAGAATTACTTACCAAAGATTTAACCCTGATGGGTATAGCCGCCGTAGTTGGTGCGGGTATATTCTCAACCATAGGCGAGGCCTCATTTCATGGCGGCCCGGGGGTTTCTATACTTTTTGTACTTACGGCTATAACCTGTGGTTTTTCGGCCATGTGCTATGCCGAATTTGCTTCGCGTATACCAGTAGCCGGCAGTGCTTATACCTACGCTTATGCTTCATTTGGTGAGTTGATAGCCTGGATAATAGGCTGGGATTTGCTCATGGAGTACGCCATTGGCAACATTGCGGTGGCTATATCATGGAGCGGTTATTTTGTAAACCTGCTCGAAGGGTTTAATATCCACATGCCCCAATATTTAACTATGGATTACTTTTCGGCATTTAAAGCACACGAAAAGATTCAGGAGTTAACAGCTTCGGGTAAACTATCAGAAATTACCGATCAGATCAAAAGTGCAGCCTTAGCCTGGACAACAGCCCCATCAGTAGGGGGAATTAAAATTATTGCCAATATACCTGCATTAATTATTGTAGTGCTTATTACTTACCTGGTTTATGTAGGCATACGCGAAACCAAACGTGTAACCAATGCCATGGTAATGCTCAAAATAGGCGTGGTAATAGCCGTTATTTTGCTGGGTGCATTTTATATAACGCCTGCAAACTGGCATCCGTTTATGCCTAATGGCTTTAAAGGTGTAATGAAGGGTGTATCGGGCGTATTTTTTGCTTACATAGGTTTTGATGCTATATCAACCACGGCCGAAGAATGTAAAGACCCGCAGCGCGACTTACCTAAAGGTATGATATACTCGCTTATCATCTGTACCATCTTATATGTGCTTATTGCACTGGTGCTAACCGGTATGGTAAGCTACAAAGACCTCCGCGTGGGCGACCCTCTTGCTTTTGTATTTGCCAAAGTTGGATTGCATAAAATAAGTTATGTAATATCGGTAAGCGCTGTTATTGCTACGGCCAGTGTGTTGCTTATATTCCAAATGGGGCAGCCCCGTATTTGGATGAGCATGAGCCGCGACGGTTTGTTGCCTAAGGCATTTTCGCGTATTCACCCCAAATATCAAACACCCTCGTTTGCTACAATTATAACCGGTATTGTGGTAGCAATACCCGCCTTGTTTATGAACCTTACCGAGGTGACCGATTTAACCAGTATTGGTACGCTGTTTGCCTTTGTGCTGGTTTGCGGTGGCGTACTTTTATTGCCAAAAAACGAAGCAGAAGCAGGCAGGTTCCGTATACCTTATATCAATTCAAAATGGATCGTACCGGCGTTGTTTATTGCAGGTATGGTATTTTTCTGGAAACCAATGGTTGCACTATTTCAATCAGAAAATGTGCATGAGGAGTTCCCGTTCGCCTTGTTTTTACTTTTATCTACCGCGCTAACAGTGCTTGCATTCGTAAAAAATTTATCGCTAATACCTGTGCTCGGCCTGTTAAGTTGCTTTTACTTGATGACCGAATTAGGTTATACCAACTGGCTGCGCTTTTTGGGATGGCTGGTTATAGGCCTCGTTATTTATTTTTCGTACAGCTACAACAACAGCAGGTTAGGTAAAGAACCTGAAGTAGTAAAATATAAATAA